A part of Paraburkholderia largidicola genomic DNA contains:
- the epsC gene encoding serine O-acetyltransferase EpsC: MSNVSSHNWGLEQIVAELRASREELHRTRHPRGIRELPSRDGVINIVAGLRAALFPTHYGAPDLTDESVDYYVGHTLESTLRLLAEQIRRALRFLPEHAETSDADLGTLAFDVARQFGKQLPGIRALLVSDIQAAYVGDPAAQHITEILLCYPGVWAMTHHRLAHALHRLGVPLLARFINEIAHSATGIDIHPGAQIGPSFFIDHGTGVVIGETAIIGERVRVYQAVTLGAKSFAADEDGTLVKGNARHPIVEDDVVIYAGATILGRVTIGRGSVIGGNVWLTHSVPPGSSVSQGKIREGERGRNDEGRR; encoded by the coding sequence ATGTCAAATGTTTCCTCCCACAACTGGGGCCTCGAACAGATCGTCGCCGAACTGCGCGCGTCGCGTGAAGAACTGCATCGCACGCGCCATCCGCGCGGCATCCGCGAGCTGCCTTCGCGCGACGGCGTGATCAACATCGTCGCAGGATTGCGCGCCGCGCTTTTCCCGACGCACTATGGCGCGCCCGATCTGACCGACGAGAGCGTCGATTATTACGTAGGCCATACGCTCGAAAGCACGCTACGGCTGCTGGCCGAGCAGATCCGCCGCGCGTTGCGCTTCCTGCCGGAGCATGCGGAGACCTCGGATGCCGATCTGGGCACGCTGGCATTCGATGTCGCGCGCCAGTTCGGCAAGCAGTTGCCGGGCATACGCGCGTTGCTGGTCAGCGATATCCAGGCGGCGTACGTCGGCGATCCCGCCGCGCAGCACATTACCGAAATCCTGCTCTGCTATCCGGGCGTATGGGCGATGACGCATCACCGGCTCGCGCATGCGTTGCACCGGCTCGGCGTGCCGCTGCTCGCGCGCTTCATCAACGAGATTGCGCACTCGGCGACGGGTATCGACATTCACCCGGGCGCGCAGATCGGCCCGAGTTTCTTCATCGATCACGGCACGGGTGTCGTGATTGGCGAGACGGCCATCATCGGCGAGCGCGTGCGCGTCTATCAGGCGGTGACGCTCGGCGCGAAGAGCTTTGCCGCGGATGAAGACGGCACGCTCGTGAAGGGCAACGCGCGTCACCCGATCGTCGAAGACGATGTCGTGATCTACGCAGGCGCGACCATTCTGGGCCGTGTGACGATCGGGCGCGGCTCGGTGATCGGCGGCAATGTGTGGCTCACGCATAGCGTGCCGCCGGGCAGCAGCGTGTCGCAGGGCAAGATCCGCGAAGGCGAGCGCGGGCGCAACGACGAAGGGCGCCGTTGA
- a CDS encoding DUF3005 domain-containing protein — protein MSLNTRKIPATQSGTDVARSAEMHNDRTHDSTVDTDSKNHEAARIAGHAPIGPDEITTSNASLVNSVPDNPYAELAGFDSRIGGNHLLLALEPGYRVIDKGMTMPEPVEHFDDRFHEASTQAGQRTRGRVHFALNHQRPMRVIELERVK, from the coding sequence ATGAGCCTCAACACCCGCAAGATACCCGCGACACAATCGGGAACCGACGTCGCGCGCAGCGCCGAGATGCACAACGACCGCACGCACGACAGCACGGTGGATACCGACAGCAAGAATCACGAAGCCGCGCGCATCGCAGGCCACGCGCCGATCGGCCCCGATGAGATCACGACGAGCAACGCATCGCTCGTCAATAGCGTGCCCGACAACCCGTATGCGGAGCTGGCGGGATTCGACAGCCGCATCGGCGGAAATCATCTGCTGCTCGCGCTGGAACCGGGCTATCGCGTGATCGACAAGGGCATGACCATGCCCGAGCCCGTCGAACACTTCGACGACCGCTTTCATGAGGCCAGCACACAAGCGGGCCAACGCACGCGCGGGCGCGTGCATTTCGCGCTGAATCATCAGCGGCCGATGCGCGTGATCGAGCTCGAACGCGTCAAGTGA
- a CDS encoding short chain dehydrogenase, producing the protein MSRIVVIGATGTLGQAVAAELKARHEVIEVGATRGAHQVDSTDPASVERLFQTIGKVDGVVTTTGKVHFGPLPEMTVEQFWVGLRDKLMGQINVVLAAQKYVSDGGSFTLTSGILADEPINLGVSATTVNLALEGFVRGAAIELPRHIRINLVSPTVLTESMESYAPFFRGFEPVDAKKAAQAYLRSVEGAQTGRVYRVGY; encoded by the coding sequence ATGAGCAGAATCGTCGTGATCGGCGCAACGGGCACACTCGGCCAGGCCGTCGCCGCCGAACTGAAAGCGCGGCATGAAGTGATCGAAGTCGGCGCGACGCGTGGCGCGCATCAGGTCGACAGCACGGACCCGGCGAGCGTCGAACGGCTGTTTCAAACCATCGGCAAGGTGGACGGCGTCGTCACGACGACGGGCAAGGTCCACTTCGGCCCGTTGCCCGAGATGACCGTCGAGCAGTTCTGGGTTGGCCTGCGCGACAAGCTGATGGGACAGATCAACGTCGTGCTCGCCGCGCAGAAGTATGTAAGCGACGGCGGCTCGTTCACGCTGACGAGCGGCATTCTCGCCGACGAGCCGATCAACCTGGGCGTCAGCGCGACGACGGTGAATCTTGCGCTCGAAGGCTTCGTGCGCGGCGCCGCGATCGAACTGCCGCGCCATATTCGGATCAATCTGGTGAGCCCGACTGTGCTGACGGAATCGATGGAAAGCTACGCGCCGTTCTTCCGCGGCTTCGAGCCTGTCGATGCGAAGAAAGCGGCGCAGGCGTATCTGCGCAGCGTCGAAGGCGCGCAGACGGGACGCGTGTATCGCGTCGGTTACTAA
- the araD gene encoding L-arabinonate dehydratase produces the protein MSNDQTKKRKSPDELRSHRWYGVNDLRSFGHRSRTAQMGYSREEYAGKPVIAILNTWSEMNPCHTHFKQRVEEVKRGIWQAGGFPIELPVQTLSEPFQKPTTMLYRNFLAMEAEETLRSYPADGVVLMGGCDKTTPALLMGAISMDLPTIFLPAGPMLRGNWNGATLGSGSDTWKYWADLRAGKITEEDWQGVEGGIARSPGHCMTMGTASTMTSAAEALGFTLPGFASIPAPDSRHAQMSAKTGMRIVEMVWEDLKPSDILTVKSIDNAVTTCLALSGSTNAIVHMIALARRAGIELTLDRYDSISRKTPVLANIRPTGAYLMEDFYYAGGLQAMLAELGDMIDRSQKTVNGKTLGENLEGAQIFNDDVIRRRSKPLMPDNGLAVLRGNIAPDGAVIKPGAAEPHLLVHTGRAVVFKDYNDMAARIDDDALDIDEHCVIVLQHAGPVGAPGMPEWGQLPLPKKVLQKGVRDMLRISDARMSGTSYGACVLHVAPESFIGGPFALVRDGDMIELDVPQRKLNVLVSDEELARRKAEWVAPTPRFSRGYGAMHQVHVLQADKGCDFDFLQRDGASAATGEPEIH, from the coding sequence GTGTCGAACGATCAGACGAAGAAACGTAAGTCCCCCGACGAACTGCGCAGCCACCGCTGGTATGGCGTGAACGATCTGCGCTCGTTCGGCCACCGCTCGCGCACGGCGCAAATGGGCTACAGCCGCGAGGAGTATGCGGGCAAGCCCGTTATCGCGATCCTCAACACGTGGAGCGAGATGAACCCGTGCCACACGCACTTCAAGCAGCGTGTGGAAGAGGTCAAGCGCGGCATCTGGCAGGCGGGTGGCTTTCCGATCGAGTTGCCGGTGCAGACCTTGTCGGAGCCGTTCCAGAAGCCCACGACGATGCTCTACCGCAACTTCCTCGCGATGGAAGCGGAAGAGACGCTACGCTCGTATCCCGCCGACGGCGTCGTGCTGATGGGCGGCTGCGACAAGACCACGCCCGCGCTGCTGATGGGCGCGATCAGCATGGACCTGCCAACCATCTTCCTGCCCGCCGGCCCGATGCTGCGCGGCAACTGGAACGGCGCGACGCTCGGCTCCGGCTCTGACACGTGGAAGTACTGGGCCGACCTGCGCGCAGGCAAGATCACGGAAGAAGACTGGCAGGGCGTCGAAGGCGGCATTGCGCGCTCGCCCGGCCACTGCATGACGATGGGCACGGCGTCCACCATGACGAGCGCCGCCGAAGCACTCGGCTTCACGCTGCCGGGCTTCGCGTCAATCCCCGCGCCGGATTCTCGCCATGCGCAGATGTCCGCGAAAACGGGCATGCGGATCGTCGAGATGGTGTGGGAAGACCTGAAGCCGTCGGACATCCTCACGGTGAAATCGATCGACAACGCGGTCACGACCTGTCTCGCGCTGTCGGGCTCGACCAACGCAATCGTTCACATGATCGCGCTCGCGCGCCGCGCCGGGATCGAACTGACACTCGACCGCTACGACAGCATTTCGCGCAAGACGCCGGTGCTCGCGAACATCCGGCCGACGGGCGCGTATCTGATGGAAGACTTCTATTACGCGGGCGGACTGCAGGCGATGCTCGCGGAACTGGGTGATATGATCGACCGCTCGCAGAAGACGGTGAACGGCAAGACGCTCGGTGAGAACCTCGAAGGCGCGCAGATCTTCAATGACGACGTGATCCGCCGCCGCAGCAAGCCGCTGATGCCGGACAACGGTCTGGCCGTCCTGCGCGGCAACATCGCGCCCGATGGCGCCGTCATCAAGCCGGGCGCAGCCGAGCCGCATCTGCTGGTGCACACGGGCCGCGCGGTGGTGTTCAAGGACTACAACGACATGGCGGCGCGCATCGACGACGATGCGCTCGACATCGACGAGCACTGCGTGATCGTGCTGCAGCACGCGGGGCCTGTGGGCGCGCCGGGCATGCCCGAGTGGGGCCAGTTGCCGCTGCCGAAGAAGGTGCTGCAAAAGGGCGTGCGCGACATGCTGCGCATTTCCGACGCGCGCATGAGCGGCACGAGCTATGGCGCATGCGTGCTGCACGTCGCGCCGGAGTCGTTTATCGGCGGGCCGTTTGCGCTGGTGCGCGACGGCGACATGATCGAACTCGATGTGCCGCAGCGCAAGCTGAATGTGCTGGTATCGGATGAAGAACTCGCGCGCCGCAAGGCCGAGTGGGTCGCGCCAACACCGCGCTTCTCGCGCGGCTACGGCGCGATGCATCAGGTGCATGTGCTGCAGGCCGACAAGGGCTGCGACTTCGACTTCCTGCAACGCGACGGCGCAAGCGCGGCAACGGGAGAGCCGGAGATTCATTGA
- a CDS encoding ABC transporter permease: MATDHQVAHPWPAEPQGQTVKSMKPHVSLRDRIYKALVWGAMIFFLLNIVLLIATVAVNSIATRWFGTLLPQGFTLHWYAQAWSDFQLAAVLWVTVEVVGAVVLLSILLGVPAAYALARVQFRGKRFAMLVFLLPLMVPPVTYGIPMATVMYKIGLAGTLSGVILANLVPALPFVILVMTPFIEQIDPNLESAARIFGANTFRYFRYILLPLLVPGMLAAGLLVLVRTIGMFELTFFTAGPATQTLVVALYYAVFSTGVRAPQSIDAMAMIYMAITLIWVLIALQFVSPTQIVSRVKEQRR; this comes from the coding sequence ATGGCAACCGATCATCAAGTCGCGCATCCGTGGCCCGCTGAGCCGCAAGGGCAAACGGTGAAATCGATGAAACCGCATGTCAGTTTGCGCGACCGCATCTACAAGGCGCTCGTCTGGGGCGCGATGATTTTCTTCCTGCTGAACATCGTGCTGCTGATCGCCACCGTGGCGGTTAATTCGATCGCGACGCGCTGGTTCGGGACGCTGCTGCCGCAGGGCTTCACGCTGCACTGGTATGCGCAGGCGTGGAGCGACTTCCAGCTTGCGGCGGTGCTGTGGGTGACGGTCGAAGTGGTCGGCGCGGTGGTGCTGCTGTCCATCCTGCTCGGCGTGCCCGCCGCGTATGCGCTCGCGCGCGTGCAGTTTCGCGGCAAGCGTTTCGCGATGCTCGTGTTCCTGCTGCCGTTGATGGTGCCGCCCGTGACATACGGCATTCCGATGGCGACCGTGATGTACAAGATCGGGCTGGCGGGTACGCTGTCCGGCGTGATTCTCGCGAACCTGGTGCCCGCGCTGCCGTTCGTCATTCTCGTGATGACACCGTTTATCGAGCAGATCGATCCGAACCTTGAATCGGCGGCGCGCATCTTCGGCGCGAATACGTTCCGCTATTTCCGCTATATTCTGCTGCCCTTGCTGGTGCCCGGCATGCTTGCGGCCGGTCTGCTGGTGCTGGTCCGTACCATCGGCATGTTCGAACTGACGTTCTTTACAGCGGGGCCGGCGACGCAAACGCTCGTCGTCGCGTTGTACTACGCTGTATTTTCAACGGGCGTGCGCGCGCCGCAGTCGATCGACGCAATGGCGATGATCTACATGGCGATCACGCTGATCTGGGTATTGATTGCGCTGCAGTTCGTCAGCCCGACACAGATCGTGTCGCGGGTGAAGGAGCAGCGCCGGTAG
- a CDS encoding ABC transporter permease: MSTLTPASAATPAAQRDGKAWLVSPALLFILALFVYPFVYGLALSFSPMEGGGMWANYAKFFSDTSMWPTILVTLKLAVPATLINVGVSVPVAFALRRPSPYQKFITTLLVIPVTLGTVLIADGMLTYFGPNGWFPQALQGLHLYTDEVRLTHNFWGVLISLVVSGFPFAFLLTLSYVTGIDPTLASAAATLGANPWQQFRQIYLPLLVPGLTMAACLSFVQAFSVFPSAVLLGAPAGPTRVMSIAAAEAAFESYDYSLASAIAIVMGFVQLVIVAAMLGARRFFYSGPATGGKG, encoded by the coding sequence ATGAGCACGCTGACGCCCGCGTCCGCAGCGACACCCGCCGCGCAACGGGACGGCAAGGCGTGGCTCGTATCGCCTGCCTTGCTGTTCATCCTCGCGCTGTTCGTCTATCCGTTCGTCTATGGCCTCGCGCTGTCCTTCAGCCCGATGGAAGGCGGCGGCATGTGGGCGAACTACGCGAAGTTCTTCAGCGACACGTCGATGTGGCCGACCATCCTCGTCACGCTGAAGCTCGCCGTGCCTGCCACATTGATCAACGTCGGCGTATCGGTGCCCGTCGCGTTCGCGCTGCGCCGTCCGTCGCCGTATCAGAAGTTCATCACGACGCTGCTGGTGATTCCCGTCACGCTCGGCACCGTGCTGATCGCGGACGGCATGCTCACGTACTTCGGTCCGAACGGCTGGTTTCCGCAAGCGCTTCAAGGGCTGCATCTCTATACCGACGAAGTGCGTCTCACGCACAATTTCTGGGGTGTGCTGATCTCGCTGGTGGTGTCGGGTTTCCCGTTCGCGTTTCTGTTGACGCTCTCGTACGTGACGGGCATCGATCCGACGCTCGCGAGCGCCGCCGCAACGCTCGGCGCGAACCCGTGGCAGCAGTTCCGACAGATCTATTTGCCGCTGCTCGTGCCGGGGCTGACGATGGCCGCGTGTCTGTCGTTCGTACAGGCGTTTTCGGTGTTTCCATCGGCGGTGCTGCTTGGCGCGCCTGCGGGGCCGACACGCGTGATGTCGATTGCAGCGGCGGAAGCCGCGTTCGAGAGCTACGATTACTCGCTGGCATCGGCGATCGCGATCGTGATGGGTTTCGTGCAACTGGTGATCGTCGCCGCGATGCTCGGCGCGCGCCGCTTCTTCTACAGTGGACCGGCGACGGGAGGTAAAGGCTGA
- a CDS encoding ABC transporter ATP-binding protein, whose protein sequence is MKHHFEQLRLESVSRSFVNAEGQSVAALQGLDLNIRRGEFIALLGPSGCGKSTALNCIAGLQPLSGGGIWLDDKRIDVLPPEKRGFGMVFQNYALFPHMSVLDNVGFGLKMRGMAKAETVKRAREALQLVQLVGHERKLPGQLSGGQQQRVAIARAIVIEPPLILMDEPLSNLDTKLRIEMRAEIRRIHSQLDRATIYVTHDQDEALSMADRIVVMKEGVVQQVATPKEVYGRPKNLHVARFMGYRNVLPFTLEGTQGEGVAVESNGVRLIGMAMDGFNSKRVSVALRPEDMERAAPGAENAFDAQVTTVEYGGRDSLIRVKSAFGELWARVAGDFAEGERITLRVPSSRTLVYDGEPS, encoded by the coding sequence ATGAAGCATCACTTTGAACAGTTGCGCCTCGAGTCCGTCAGCCGCAGTTTCGTGAATGCCGAAGGGCAGTCGGTGGCCGCGTTGCAGGGTCTCGATCTGAATATCCGACGCGGAGAATTCATCGCATTGCTCGGGCCGTCGGGTTGTGGCAAGTCGACGGCGCTCAACTGCATCGCGGGCTTGCAGCCATTGTCCGGCGGCGGCATCTGGCTCGACGACAAACGCATCGATGTGTTGCCGCCCGAAAAGCGCGGCTTCGGCATGGTGTTTCAGAACTACGCGCTGTTTCCGCATATGTCGGTGCTCGACAACGTCGGCTTCGGCCTGAAGATGCGCGGCATGGCGAAGGCGGAAACGGTGAAGCGCGCGCGCGAAGCGCTGCAACTCGTGCAACTGGTCGGCCATGAGAGGAAGCTGCCGGGACAGTTGTCGGGCGGTCAGCAGCAGCGTGTGGCGATTGCGCGCGCCATTGTGATCGAGCCACCACTGATCCTGATGGACGAACCGCTGTCGAATCTCGACACGAAGCTGCGCATCGAAATGCGCGCCGAGATTCGCCGCATTCATAGCCAGCTGGATCGCGCGACCATCTATGTGACGCACGATCAGGACGAAGCGCTGTCGATGGCCGACCGCATCGTCGTGATGAAAGAGGGTGTCGTGCAGCAGGTCGCGACGCCGAAGGAAGTCTACGGGCGGCCGAAAAATCTGCACGTCGCGCGGTTCATGGGTTATCGCAATGTGCTGCCGTTCACGCTCGAAGGCACGCAGGGCGAAGGCGTGGCAGTCGAATCGAACGGCGTGCGCCTGATCGGTATGGCCATGGACGGCTTCAATAGCAAACGTGTTTCCGTCGCATTGCGACCGGAGGACATGGAGCGCGCCGCGCCCGGTGCAGAAAACGCGTTCGACGCACAGGTCACGACGGTCGAATACGGCGGCCGCGATTCGCTGATTCGTGTGAAGAGCGCGTTCGGCGAGTTGTGGGCGCGCGTCGCGGGCGACTTTGCCGAAGGCGAGCGCATCACGCTGCGCGTGCCGTCGTCGCGCACGCTGGTCTACGACGGAGAGCCGTCATGA